A window of the Desulforapulum autotrophicum HRM2 genome harbors these coding sequences:
- a CDS encoding sensor histidine kinase, translated as MKIKTRFFIVIFIVVLGLFSIEGLACLIIYKIETLRQADTICKTTLHKLKELQLLSAELLSTNDLDTTFTKWRHAHSDLFIAIEALNGSDNVHKILATQNKKSVLDSLYAFWMATRQKLNEVAENLEPLINEKDHSKDGLILQYLEEKSYVNLTNRNNVYALIRYLRSEFEVKLTRLTVMVYQEIKNRDFHLILQIAVLGGIIAICVSLILVSFLRQLQAYLKQLHHSMEIIGRGDLSEKLEVSGNDELSQISGAINLTTDNLKRLHTVLEQRVNELSLAKEEAEKASRAKNVFLANMSHEFRTPLNAIIGFSSHIAQSAALDPEERKHLSIISNSGNHLLTLINSVLAMSKIEAGKTEVNERTTNLQDLLADIHAMFSLKAAEKALSFDLICHPDLPAIVQVDDVKLWQILINLINNAIKFTARGGVKVIVEKNDTPEILFKIRDTGPGMAKDEQAMIFDPFVQLATDQGINEGTGLGLAICRSYIHLMGGEVKVDSVRGKGSTFFFSIPLKTLAEGGLFSGEKQFIPVVDDLPPGSVQEGQTQENISPELFEKIPPHLLDGLEQAVVKAEMDKISLIIGQVGRYNKPLAHRFEKLADIFGYNQIGALLKYRHMGS; from the coding sequence ATGAAGATTAAAACCCGTTTTTTCATTGTAATCTTCATTGTTGTCCTGGGTCTTTTCAGCATCGAGGGACTGGCCTGCCTTATTATCTATAAAATTGAAACCCTGAGGCAGGCAGATACCATCTGCAAGACTACCCTCCATAAATTAAAAGAACTCCAGCTGTTAAGCGCTGAACTACTGTCTACAAACGACCTTGACACCACCTTTACTAAATGGCGACATGCCCATAGTGATCTGTTTATTGCAATTGAGGCCCTGAATGGCTCTGACAACGTGCACAAGATTCTTGCAACACAAAACAAAAAAAGCGTCCTTGACTCATTGTATGCTTTCTGGATGGCTACGCGTCAGAAATTAAACGAGGTGGCAGAGAACCTTGAACCCCTTATAAATGAAAAAGATCACTCAAAGGACGGGTTGATTCTCCAATACCTGGAAGAAAAGTCCTATGTCAACCTGACAAACAGAAACAATGTTTATGCATTGATCAGGTATTTAAGGTCTGAATTTGAGGTAAAACTCACCCGTTTGACCGTGATGGTATACCAGGAGATAAAAAATCGGGACTTTCACCTTATTCTTCAAATTGCCGTTCTTGGGGGAATTATTGCCATTTGTGTTTCCCTGATCCTGGTATCCTTTCTGCGACAACTTCAAGCCTATCTCAAGCAGCTCCACCACTCCATGGAGATCATCGGGCGAGGTGACCTGTCAGAGAAGCTCGAGGTTTCCGGAAACGATGAGTTAAGCCAGATATCCGGGGCCATCAACCTGACCACGGACAACCTGAAACGGTTACATACTGTATTGGAACAAAGGGTGAACGAGCTTTCCCTGGCCAAGGAGGAGGCTGAAAAGGCCAGTCGAGCCAAAAACGTATTTCTTGCCAACATGAGCCATGAGTTCAGAACCCCGTTAAACGCCATCATTGGATTTTCAAGCCATATCGCCCAAAGCGCGGCCCTGGATCCCGAAGAACGTAAACACCTTTCCATCATCAGCAACAGCGGGAATCATCTTCTGACCCTCATCAACAGCGTTCTGGCCATGTCCAAGATAGAGGCAGGTAAAACCGAGGTGAACGAACGAACGACAAACCTCCAGGATCTGCTTGCAGATATTCATGCCATGTTTAGCCTGAAAGCTGCGGAAAAAGCCCTTTCCTTTGACCTGATCTGTCATCCGGACCTTCCTGCCATCGTGCAGGTGGATGATGTAAAACTCTGGCAGATTCTTATCAACCTTATCAACAATGCCATTAAATTCACCGCCAGAGGCGGGGTAAAGGTGATCGTAGAAAAGAATGACACACCAGAGATCTTGTTTAAAATCAGAGATACCGGTCCCGGAATGGCCAAGGATGAACAGGCAATGATCTTTGATCCCTTTGTGCAACTGGCAACGGACCAGGGAATCAATGAGGGAACAGGTCTTGGATTGGCAATCTGTCGAAGTTATATTCACCTCATGGGCGGAGAAGTCAAGGTTGATAGTGTCAGGGGCAAGGGCAGCACCTTTTTCTTTTCTATTCCACTAAAAACACTTGCAGAAGGGGGGCTTTTTTCTGGAGAAAAACAATTTATCCCCGTGGTGGATGACTTGCCTCCAGGGTCGGTTCAAGAAGGACAAACCCAGGAAAATATAAGCCCGGAACTGTTTGAAAAAATCCCCCCACATCTCCTTGACGGCCTTGAACAGGCTGTGGTCAAGGCAGAAATGGATAAAATCAGCTTGATTATTGGACAGGTAGGAAGATATAACAAACCACTGGCCCATCGATTTGAAAAACTTGCCGATATCTTTGGTTACAACCAGATTGGTGCTCTTTTAAAGTACCGCCACATGGGGAGTTGA
- a CDS encoding response regulator: MKNTRPDIIIVDDNPHNLRVLSTILKKEGYEIRPATGGQTALAAIDAKPPELILLDIMMPAMNGYEVCECLKKNEGTRNIPVIFITALDDVKDKIKAFAMGCTDYISKPFQEEEILARVKTQIHMGRLQQDLRVKNERLKAETQEKDALILELQAMIDNVKVLSGLLPICANCKKIRSDEGYWEQIESYIQAHTEAVFSHGICPDCMKALYGDQRWYKEKMG; this comes from the coding sequence ATGAAAAACACCCGACCCGACATCATAATTGTTGATGATAATCCCCATAATCTGCGGGTATTGTCCACCATTCTGAAAAAAGAGGGGTATGAAATTCGTCCGGCCACGGGGGGTCAGACAGCCCTTGCCGCCATTGATGCTAAGCCGCCGGAACTCATCCTTCTGGATATTATGATGCCGGCCATGAACGGTTATGAGGTGTGTGAATGCCTCAAAAAGAATGAAGGGACCCGGAATATCCCTGTGATTTTCATTACTGCCCTGGATGATGTCAAAGACAAGATCAAAGCCTTTGCCATGGGTTGCACTGATTATATTTCCAAGCCCTTTCAAGAAGAGGAGATCCTGGCAAGGGTCAAAACCCAGATTCACATGGGCCGCCTTCAGCAGGACCTTAGGGTTAAAAATGAACGGCTTAAAGCGGAGACCCAGGAAAAAGATGCCCTGATCCTTGAACTCCAGGCCATGATCGATAATGTAAAGGTTTTAAGCGGGCTTTTACCCATCTGTGCCAACTGCAAAAAGATCAGAAGTGACGAAGGATATTGGGAACAAATCGAAAGCTATATTCAGGCCCACACGGAGGCTGTTTTCTCCCATGGAATTTGTCCAGACTGCATGAAGGCCCTTTACGGTGACCAGCGATGGTACAAAGAAAAAATGGGTTAA
- a CDS encoding phosphoribosylaminoimidazolesuccinocarboxamide synthase, whose product MDKAVLETQFPDMNLVRKGKVRDIYDTGEAFLMVTTDRLSAFDVVLPNGIPGKGKVLTKISEFWFKQMAPLVGNHLISTDVADFPDVCQPYAKVLSGRTMLVKKAEPLPVECIVRGYISGSGWKSYQNNGTLCGITLPKGLVESDRLPEPLYTPSTKAEVGDHDINIDFAKTVDLIGRERAEKLRDLSIQIYLKGAQTALKKGIIIADTKFEFGLVDDEVILIDEVMTPDSSRFWPMDTYAPGGAQKSYDKQFVRDWLVSSGWDMKAPGPEIPQDVIAGTVAKYQEVLELITGQK is encoded by the coding sequence ATGGATAAAGCGGTTCTTGAGACACAATTTCCAGATATGAACCTTGTCAGAAAGGGCAAGGTCAGGGATATTTATGACACGGGTGAGGCATTTTTGATGGTAACAACGGACAGGCTTTCAGCCTTTGACGTTGTCCTTCCCAACGGCATTCCAGGCAAGGGAAAGGTGTTGACAAAAATTTCCGAATTCTGGTTCAAACAGATGGCGCCGCTTGTGGGCAACCATCTTATTTCAACGGATGTGGCTGATTTTCCAGACGTGTGCCAGCCCTATGCAAAGGTGCTGTCTGGCCGGACCATGCTTGTTAAAAAGGCAGAACCCCTGCCGGTGGAGTGCATTGTCCGGGGATATATCTCTGGATCTGGGTGGAAATCCTATCAAAATAACGGTACCCTTTGCGGCATTACCCTTCCCAAGGGTCTTGTCGAATCCGACCGTCTGCCTGAACCCCTTTATACCCCTTCAACCAAGGCCGAGGTCGGGGATCATGACATTAACATTGATTTTGCAAAAACCGTTGATCTCATTGGCCGGGAACGGGCTGAAAAACTCAGGGACCTGAGCATTCAAATCTATTTAAAGGGTGCTCAAACGGCCCTTAAAAAAGGGATTATTATTGCCGACACCAAGTTTGAATTTGGCCTTGTTGACGATGAGGTCATCCTCATTGACGAGGTGATGACCCCGGATTCTTCCCGGTTCTGGCCCATGGATACCTATGCACCGGGTGGCGCGCAAAAGAGCTATGACAAGCAGTTTGTCAGGGACTGGCTGGTTTCGTCGGGCTGGGATATGAAAGCACCTGGACCAGAGATTCCCCAGGATGTCATAGCCGGAACCGTAGCCAAATACCAGGAGGTCCTGGAGTTGATCACGGGACAGAAATAG
- a CDS encoding ABC transporter substrate-binding protein — protein MKMWLQTMLTVILALALFFAVDHFSDNGHKKTGGQIILAHDKGIMPMFQTIFARQGQAAKKAVGTGFVPVPSQTTDLFVSRMMASLPTQEAPELFTWWSTARVRALVDKGLVDDLTYLWDKYDKSYDRAIRDAYTFNGRVYGFPYSIEYWAIWYNKEIFTRLNLQEPRSWAEFMAVCATLKAHGIPPLLSSLQDQWYAFVWFMQVVIGQDPDFYVDLCRGDASYLDTRAKKAMAVWGDMIEKGYFTDPGVNMFTNGGHLWNKEKFAMILCGSWYYSTVLLPQGVNEETIGVFILPPHNQGAGKNIAMETGPIFTAVHAPGNQEALKIADWWMGPEGNPYFSSLLKSYSPNRQTDPGYLPRAKKTLLSRIYDEHYRILNRYWEASPTPVCEFAVKKLGEFILKPGDADRVLSEIDRMSHDYFAKNPHQHQVPYHED, from the coding sequence ATGAAGATGTGGTTACAGACCATGTTGACGGTTATTCTTGCTCTGGCCCTGTTTTTTGCTGTTGACCATTTTTCAGACAATGGTCACAAAAAAACCGGAGGGCAGATTATTCTTGCCCATGACAAGGGCATTATGCCGATGTTTCAAACAATCTTTGCCCGCCAGGGACAAGCTGCAAAAAAGGCCGTTGGAACAGGGTTCGTCCCGGTACCTTCCCAGACAACCGACCTCTTTGTCAGCCGTATGATGGCATCCCTTCCCACACAGGAGGCCCCGGAACTCTTCACCTGGTGGTCAACAGCCAGGGTAAGGGCACTTGTGGATAAAGGGCTGGTGGATGATCTGACCTATCTGTGGGACAAGTACGACAAAAGCTATGACAGGGCAATTCGAGATGCCTACACCTTTAATGGCCGGGTCTATGGATTTCCCTATTCCATCGAATACTGGGCCATATGGTACAACAAAGAGATATTTACACGATTGAACCTTCAGGAACCCCGATCCTGGGCTGAATTCATGGCCGTCTGTGCAACACTCAAGGCCCATGGCATCCCTCCCCTGCTATCTTCCCTCCAGGACCAGTGGTACGCCTTTGTCTGGTTCATGCAGGTGGTCATTGGCCAAGATCCCGATTTCTACGTTGACCTGTGCAGGGGCGATGCAAGCTATCTCGACACCCGGGCAAAAAAAGCCATGGCCGTGTGGGGAGACATGATCGAAAAGGGTTATTTTACCGATCCCGGCGTCAACATGTTCACCAATGGCGGCCACCTTTGGAACAAAGAAAAATTTGCCATGATCCTTTGCGGTTCCTGGTACTATTCAACGGTTCTTCTGCCCCAGGGGGTAAACGAAGAAACCATTGGCGTGTTCATTCTTCCTCCCCACAATCAAGGGGCCGGCAAAAACATTGCCATGGAAACAGGCCCTATTTTTACAGCTGTCCATGCACCCGGGAATCAAGAGGCCCTAAAAATTGCCGACTGGTGGATGGGGCCGGAAGGAAACCCCTATTTTTCCAGCCTGCTTAAATCCTATTCCCCCAACCGACAGACGGACCCAGGGTATCTGCCCCGGGCAAAGAAAACCCTGCTGTCCCGAATCTATGATGAACATTACAGAATACTCAACAGATACTGGGAAGCCTCCCCCACACCCGTTTGTGAATTTGCAGTTAAAAAACTTGGAGAGTTTATTCTCAAGCCCGGCGACGCTGACCGGGTTCTGTCTGAAATTGACAGAATGTCCCATGACTATTTTGCCAAAAACCCACACCAGCACCAGGTGCCTTACCATGAAGATTAA
- a CDS encoding SRPBCC family protein — protein sequence MICFNDYFNRKNLYCFNNCWIICAPACLVWTGLTHLDQWPDWFHGLEKIQPSAPIAFLQRGQTIELSIRGHLPYSLKFEIIVNDFIEYSFVSFTVTGDLNGEGFCQLLPSEKGSTIHFTWNVSPARLWMKMGASIARTVFIKNHDQIVEHSINGFKQWISEKSIEVALPGAVGLGRF from the coding sequence ATGATCTGTTTTAATGATTATTTTAATAGAAAAAATTTGTATTGTTTCAACAACTGTTGGATCATTTGCGCACCTGCCTGCCTGGTATGGACCGGGCTGACCCATCTGGACCAATGGCCAGACTGGTTCCATGGGCTTGAGAAAATTCAGCCTTCTGCCCCGATTGCCTTTCTTCAAAGGGGGCAGACCATTGAATTGAGCATAAGGGGTCATCTTCCCTATTCCCTTAAATTTGAAATAATTGTAAATGATTTCATTGAGTATTCGTTTGTATCTTTTACGGTGACAGGCGATCTCAATGGAGAGGGGTTTTGCCAGTTGCTGCCGTCTGAAAAAGGGTCGACCATTCATTTTACCTGGAATGTTTCGCCCGCAAGATTGTGGATGAAGATGGGCGCTTCGATTGCCAGGACGGTTTTCATAAAAAACCATGACCAGATAGTGGAACACTCGATCAACGGCTTTAAACAATGGATTTCTGAAAAATCCATTGAAGTTGCACTGCCCGGGGCAGTGGGCCTGGGCCGGTTTTAA
- the fabG gene encoding 3-oxoacyl-[acyl-carrier-protein] reductase — MNQQKNPAENEIQALPEDPANQIALVTGSSRGIGQSIALELAATGRYVYINHVRNREGALETLAAIETAGGRGELICFDVTDPVQAEASVAAIIERHNHLDVLVNNAGITDDMLMVRMKPEAWQRVIDTNLTGFYNVTRPAVKAMIRKRFGRIVNITSAAGQMGQAGQVNYAASKAGLIGATKALAREVASRNITVNAVSPGFIETDMTRKLALDETIKAIPMKRTGRPGEVAAAVVFFCSGEASYITGQVLGVNGGII, encoded by the coding sequence ATGAACCAGCAGAAGAACCCGGCAGAAAATGAGATACAGGCGTTACCCGAAGATCCGGCAAATCAAATAGCCCTTGTAACCGGCTCAAGCCGGGGCATTGGTCAAAGCATTGCCCTGGAGCTTGCTGCAACCGGCAGATACGTTTATATCAACCATGTCAGAAACAGGGAGGGTGCCCTGGAAACCCTTGCCGCCATTGAAACGGCCGGGGGACGGGGCGAACTGATCTGTTTTGATGTTACCGACCCGGTCCAGGCCGAAGCCAGTGTGGCAGCGATTATAGAGCGCCACAACCATCTGGACGTCCTGGTAAATAACGCAGGTATCACAGACGACATGCTGATGGTGCGCATGAAGCCAGAGGCCTGGCAGCGTGTTATAGATACCAACCTCACGGGCTTTTACAATGTCACACGCCCTGCCGTCAAAGCCATGATCCGTAAACGGTTCGGCCGGATCGTCAACATTACATCTGCTGCAGGTCAGATGGGCCAGGCAGGTCAGGTCAACTATGCCGCATCCAAGGCCGGACTCATCGGAGCCACAAAGGCCCTGGCAAGGGAGGTGGCCTCACGGAACATAACCGTGAATGCCGTTTCCCCCGGCTTTATTGAAACGGACATGACCCGGAAACTGGCCCTTGACGAGACAATCAAGGCCATTCCGATGAAAAGAACGGGGCGTCCCGGGGAGGTGGCTGCTGCCGTGGTATTCTTCTGTTCTGGGGAGGCCTCTTACATTACAGGGCAGGTGCTTGGGGTAAACGGAGGGATCATCTGA
- a CDS encoding efflux RND transporter permease subunit: MSVLNATGLIANRRLLMGLLLAFTLVMVVPMAKLKMDSSGVSFHGTDDAAHLAEDRSYRAFIDSFGTDDYILLAVENTLGVSDPGLTARINYIHGQLAAMDGVLKVIDLETIRSSDLFRAVLPPRTSSEQAFFQAIKIVPGLSRLISTDMKTLAFVIKVDNEILNGFHLERRVKQMKQIILTAFPEQSRCYGAGIPVLRAAFERYNLVSALVFGCLGLVFGVLIAFYLFKTLGAALMVLMSSLCAMVWTLGTMGALGIPINLATGLGFGFILVVSTTTVFHVVSAYFQSGKTRRPDLAMIQTLEKTLVPCFMCALTTSAGFLSLTLSPVEMVRQAGVIISLGVVVAFVLTIVIVCFWVPRLFDPGSNDPGNWIENKTTHDLLDRVITQYAVVGFKRPVLCLVGGMVFLVAMIAGIGKIETIKHLTHSLIKNTSESRDLEFIGQRLSTGYSFSIVLEPFDDPFKSRKVWYDMFEFERKIKTIPGVENVESLTTLVFHLALKLSPAGVMPEFVFQQMAAQSRAKDLVRTYFDPGLKKLRLVVHIQNQSSDQIETILGQVKAQADEQFSTTGQVELQGQLIRLKSQTTQLVSSQLFSLVPALTVITLLMMIQLGSPILGGLSLIPNIFPLATIFGTMGWLHIALDPLTIFAAVISFGLSVDDSIHYLTQVKTEILGSDSGTNVAVCLKRAYDKTARALVSTTAVLFLSASGLLFSSFTHVFSLGVLICLASISALVADIVFMPAVIVLFNPLERYRRRQLNG, encoded by the coding sequence ATGTCTGTTCTGAATGCCACAGGTTTAATCGCCAACCGTCGTCTTCTCATGGGACTTCTGCTTGCTTTTACACTGGTGATGGTGGTGCCCATGGCAAAGTTAAAGATGGATTCTTCGGGGGTGTCGTTCCATGGGACGGACGATGCGGCACATTTGGCCGAAGACAGATCCTACAGGGCGTTCATTGACTCGTTTGGAACGGACGATTATATCCTGCTGGCCGTGGAGAACACCCTTGGGGTGTCCGATCCAGGGCTGACGGCAAGAATCAATTATATCCATGGACAACTTGCGGCAATGGATGGTGTATTAAAGGTCATTGACCTTGAAACCATTCGATCGTCCGATCTTTTCAGGGCAGTTCTGCCCCCCAGAACATCGAGTGAACAGGCCTTTTTCCAGGCGATTAAAATCGTTCCAGGACTCAGCCGTCTGATCTCAACGGATATGAAAACCCTCGCATTTGTCATCAAGGTTGACAATGAAATCCTGAACGGTTTTCATCTGGAACGTCGCGTAAAACAGATGAAACAGATTATTTTAACCGCGTTTCCTGAACAATCCCGTTGCTATGGGGCCGGCATCCCGGTGCTCAGGGCGGCCTTTGAGCGGTACAACCTTGTAAGCGCCCTCGTGTTTGGTTGCCTGGGCCTGGTATTTGGCGTTCTCATTGCCTTTTATCTTTTCAAGACTCTGGGGGCTGCCCTCATGGTCCTGATGTCAAGCCTCTGTGCCATGGTGTGGACCCTTGGCACCATGGGTGCCCTGGGTATACCGATTAACCTTGCCACTGGCCTTGGTTTCGGATTCATCCTTGTGGTTTCGACAACCACAGTATTTCATGTTGTCTCAGCATATTTCCAATCCGGAAAAACCCGTCGGCCGGACCTTGCAATGATCCAGACGCTGGAAAAGACTTTGGTCCCGTGTTTCATGTGTGCATTGACCACATCGGCCGGTTTCTTGAGCCTGACGCTCAGTCCGGTTGAAATGGTTCGCCAGGCAGGTGTTATCATCTCCCTGGGCGTGGTGGTGGCGTTCGTTCTGACCATCGTGATCGTTTGCTTTTGGGTGCCCCGTCTTTTTGACCCTGGCAGCAACGATCCCGGGAATTGGATAGAAAATAAAACAACCCACGACCTTCTGGACCGGGTGATCACACAATATGCCGTTGTGGGATTTAAACGACCTGTGTTGTGCCTTGTGGGTGGCATGGTCTTTCTCGTTGCCATGATTGCCGGCATTGGAAAAATAGAGACAATCAAGCATTTGACCCATTCGTTGATAAAAAATACCTCGGAATCCCGTGACCTTGAGTTTATTGGCCAAAGGTTATCCACAGGGTACTCGTTTTCAATTGTCCTGGAACCCTTTGACGATCCTTTTAAATCAAGAAAAGTCTGGTACGATATGTTTGAATTTGAACGAAAGATAAAGACCATTCCAGGCGTTGAAAACGTTGAATCGTTGACGACCCTTGTTTTTCATCTGGCCCTTAAATTATCCCCAGCGGGTGTGATGCCGGAATTTGTTTTCCAGCAGATGGCGGCCCAAAGCCGGGCAAAGGATCTGGTTCGAACCTATTTTGATCCGGGTTTAAAAAAACTCAGGCTGGTGGTCCATATTCAAAACCAGTCATCGGATCAGATCGAGACGATTCTCGGCCAGGTTAAAGCCCAGGCCGATGAACAATTTTCAACAACAGGGCAGGTTGAACTCCAGGGACAGCTGATTCGACTCAAATCCCAGACCACGCAACTTGTTTCCTCCCAGCTCTTTTCCCTTGTTCCGGCACTTACTGTGATTACCCTTTTAATGATGATCCAGCTTGGATCTCCGATTCTTGGCGGGTTGAGCCTGATCCCCAACATTTTTCCTCTGGCCACAATCTTTGGTACCATGGGATGGCTGCATATTGCCCTTGACCCCCTGACGATCTTTGCCGCAGTTATATCGTTTGGCCTGTCCGTGGATGACTCCATCCATTACCTGACACAGGTGAAAACCGAAATCCTGGGATCGGATTCTGGAACGAATGTGGCTGTATGCCTTAAACGTGCCTATGATAAGACGGCCCGTGCCCTTGTTTCCACAACAGCCGTTCTTTTTCTTTCTGCATCGGGACTGCTTTTTTCATCTTTTACCCATGTTTTTTCCCTTGGGGTGCTGATTTGTCTTGCATCCATCAGTGCTCTGGTTGCCGACATTGTATTCATGCCGGCCGTCATTGTCCTGTTTAACCCCCTTGAACGTTATCGGAGGCGTCAGTTGAACGGATGA
- the fusA gene encoding elongation factor G, with protein sequence MTEQIKKMRNLALAGHGGAGKTSLAEAMLFKAGAVSRLGRVEEGNTAMDFQPEEVKKQQSVSSAFHKFSWKKHSITLMDTPGDQNFFSSAKTCIPAADSVILVVDGVDGPSAMTEEAAACVAADKLPCVLFINKLDRERSNFEETVAASTAALKLKTVITHLPIGVAEGFKGLVDIIANRAYVYDDAGKVEIVDVPSEMAEDVALAKETFIENVAELDDELLERYLEGETLPLEDLKAAFTKGLHAAEFVPVIGGSATKLMGIDLLLDFVNDYMPSPLERSPWVAMDENDNAVEIAPDPDAPFCGFVFNTIVDPYAGRLSLIRIISGTLGKEGTFLNVNRDTKERYTQLLEVLGKEQKPIQEAFPGAIVAVAKLKETKTGDTLTMDQQLKITPPAPMPPVISFAVSSKEKGDEDKIHGALRKIMEEDTALQLKREAETNETILSGRGLVHIETTIEKIKRKFNVDMVISTPKVPYRETFKKKIRVQGRHKKQSGGHGQFGDCWIVLEPLPKGSGFEFVDKIVGGSIPKTYIPAVEKGVIEASQKGILAGFPCVDFRVTVDDGSYHSVDSSEMAFKVAGSVAFKKAAEGAKPTLLEPIMKISILVPEEYTGDIMGDLNSRRGRVLGMDTEGEKQVINANVPMAEILRYAPDLRSMTGGRGSFQMDFDHYDEVPSDLSAKVVEKILAERQE encoded by the coding sequence ATGACTGAACAAATCAAAAAAATGAGAAATCTAGCCTTGGCTGGTCATGGAGGTGCGGGTAAAACTTCTTTGGCTGAAGCAATGCTCTTTAAGGCAGGTGCTGTATCCCGACTTGGACGGGTGGAAGAGGGTAACACTGCCATGGATTTTCAGCCTGAAGAAGTGAAAAAACAGCAAAGCGTAAGCTCGGCATTTCACAAATTCTCCTGGAAAAAACATTCCATTACACTCATGGACACCCCGGGTGATCAGAACTTTTTCTCATCTGCCAAGACCTGCATACCCGCGGCCGACAGCGTCATCCTTGTGGTGGACGGCGTTGACGGACCTTCTGCCATGACCGAAGAGGCCGCCGCCTGTGTGGCTGCTGACAAGCTCCCCTGTGTTCTTTTCATCAACAAACTTGATCGGGAGCGATCCAACTTTGAGGAAACAGTGGCAGCCTCAACCGCAGCTTTGAAACTAAAGACCGTCATCACCCACCTTCCCATTGGCGTTGCTGAAGGGTTCAAGGGACTGGTGGATATCATAGCCAACAGGGCCTACGTATACGACGACGCAGGAAAGGTTGAAATCGTCGACGTTCCATCGGAGATGGCCGAGGACGTTGCCCTTGCCAAAGAAACCTTCATCGAAAATGTGGCTGAGTTAGATGACGAGCTTCTTGAACGTTACCTTGAGGGTGAAACCCTCCCCCTGGAAGACCTTAAAGCAGCCTTTACAAAGGGACTCCATGCCGCCGAGTTCGTCCCTGTCATCGGCGGGTCCGCAACAAAGCTTATGGGCATTGATCTTCTGCTTGACTTTGTCAACGACTACATGCCCTCACCCCTGGAGAGAAGCCCATGGGTTGCCATGGATGAAAACGACAATGCAGTTGAAATCGCTCCTGATCCAGACGCCCCGTTCTGCGGGTTTGTCTTTAACACCATTGTCGACCCCTATGCTGGAAGGCTGTCGTTGATCCGGATCATCTCCGGTACCCTTGGCAAGGAGGGCACTTTTCTCAATGTCAACAGGGACACCAAAGAGAGATACACCCAGCTCCTGGAAGTTCTCGGTAAAGAGCAGAAACCCATCCAGGAGGCTTTTCCAGGTGCCATAGTGGCTGTTGCCAAACTCAAGGAAACCAAGACCGGCGACACCCTTACCATGGACCAACAGCTCAAAATCACCCCCCCTGCCCCCATGCCTCCGGTAATTTCCTTTGCCGTCTCGTCAAAGGAAAAGGGAGACGAGGATAAGATCCACGGTGCTTTAAGAAAGATCATGGAGGAAGACACGGCCCTTCAGCTTAAGCGGGAAGCTGAAACCAACGAAACAATTCTTTCAGGCCGGGGCCTTGTTCACATTGAAACCACCATTGAAAAAATCAAACGCAAATTCAACGTTGACATGGTCATCTCAACGCCCAAGGTTCCCTACCGGGAGACCTTCAAGAAAAAGATAAGGGTCCAGGGACGCCACAAGAAGCAGTCCGGTGGTCACGGCCAGTTCGGCGACTGCTGGATCGTTCTTGAGCCCCTTCCCAAGGGCTCAGGATTTGAATTTGTGGACAAAATCGTTGGCGGTTCCATTCCCAAGACCTATATTCCAGCCGTTGAAAAGGGCGTTATTGAAGCCTCCCAAAAGGGAATCCTTGCAGGGTTTCCCTGTGTGGATTTCAGGGTCACCGTGGATGACGGATCCTACCATTCCGTGGATTCATCTGAAATGGCCTTTAAGGTAGCGGGATCCGTGGCCTTTAAAAAGGCAGCCGAAGGGGCAAAACCCACCCTTTTAGAACCCATCATGAAAATTTCCATCCTGGTTCCTGAGGAGTATACCGGAGATATCATGGGCGATCTCAACTCGAGACGCGGCCGGGTGCTCGGCATGGATACAGAGGGTGAAAAACAGGTGATCAATGCCAACGTTCCCATGGCAGAAATTTTAAGATATGCCCCGGATCTGCGCTCCATGACCGGCGGAAGGGGATCGTTCCAAATGGATTTTGACCACTATGATGAGGTGCCGAGTGACCTTTCCGCCAAGGTGGTGGAAAAAATCCTTGCAGAGCGTCAAGAGTAG